In one Nostoc sp. KVJ3 genomic region, the following are encoded:
- a CDS encoding ROK family protein: protein MVSSQVIGIDVGGTAIKLGRFTADGTCVQSLTVAAPQPTTPEAVLAAIGDAIAQIDPDNQTVAIGVGTPGPSDAAGRIAKIAINLPGWRDVPLADWLEAKTDKPTAIANDANCALLGEAWLGAGRHFQNLILLTLGTGVGGAIILDGKLFIGHQGAAGELGLISLNPDGPICNSGNQGSLEQHTSATAIRRRTLKEPIELGLLAQQGDPTALTFWQEYGKNLGIGLTSLIYVLTPQAIVIGGGISGSFEFFLPAAKAEIEKRVQPLSRVGLEILPAELGNFAGIVGAAKLAWQHYSRF, encoded by the coding sequence GTGGTAAGTTCTCAAGTAATTGGTATTGATGTGGGGGGAACAGCGATTAAGCTGGGGCGGTTTACAGCCGATGGTACTTGTGTGCAATCCTTGACTGTGGCGGCTCCCCAACCCACAACACCAGAGGCTGTACTGGCTGCGATCGGAGATGCGATCGCGCAAATTGATCCAGATAATCAAACTGTTGCTATTGGTGTTGGCACTCCTGGCCCGTCCGATGCCGCCGGACGCATCGCCAAAATCGCCATTAACTTACCTGGATGGCGCGATGTGCCTTTAGCAGATTGGTTAGAAGCCAAAACTGACAAACCAACTGCGATCGCTAACGATGCCAACTGCGCTCTTTTGGGAGAAGCTTGGTTAGGAGCCGGTCGTCACTTTCAAAATCTGATTCTGCTAACTTTAGGTACTGGGGTTGGTGGTGCAATTATCCTCGATGGCAAACTATTTATTGGTCATCAGGGTGCTGCTGGAGAATTGGGTTTAATTTCACTCAACCCAGATGGGCCAATTTGTAATAGTGGCAATCAAGGCTCTTTAGAACAACATACCTCCGCTACTGCCATTCGCCGCCGCACTCTCAAGGAACCCATCGAATTGGGTCTTCTTGCCCAACAAGGAGATCCTACAGCATTGACTTTTTGGCAAGAATATGGTAAGAATTTGGGAATTGGTTTGACGAGTTTGATTTATGTACTGACACCGCAAGCGATCGTCATTGGTGGCGGTATAAGTGGCAGCTTTGAGTTTTTCTTACCAGCAGCGAAGGCAGAGATTGAGAAGCGAGTCCAGCCTTTATCACGAGTGGGTTTAGAAATTTTGCCAGCAGAGTTAGGCAATTTTGCGGGGATAGTGGGTGCAGCAAAGTTGGCATGGCAACACTATTCGAGATTTTAG
- a CDS encoding EAL domain-containing protein produces the protein MSDSSNLKIITKASQIMAFLVGGFSVILGLAVMLAWHTHFSALLQILTDSPPICYNTALAFSLNGWALLALMKRWRRLAAGLSLLVILISGLTLAEYIFQVNFGIDQLFIQDYLTDSLPKSNSTLKISEPIHQFLIKVDSPLPGRSSPNTALGLTLLGLGTLCLCEITTRRRLLIVAGLSSAAAIAIGFVTLLGYLSDAITDYKWGYLTGVAVPTAIGLLMVGVSLQLIAFGRVDRLPQWFAFSIGFGVLTANLFLWEAINSCKNILIKQLSNITDEVELLLSPVASLVLLEGLILSLLVTLGLYFAQLAWQQATKLKETNHHLLEFNSLLQATLESTADGILVLDAEGQTTNFNTQFMQMWQVPDSALKTMKWGQEQPMLSFLASQLQNPEAFLLATKQMFNRPNYETYDVWEFQHGRVFELYTRPQWISDRPVGRVFSFRDITKRLHAESALKESEERLQLSLEGSGDGLWDWKILTDEVYFSPRWLEMLGYSVGELPGNINTWQGLIHPEDQPWVMETLNTHFQDSEHPYNFDYRVLTKSGQWKWIANYGKVVTRDRHGNPMRMAGTHKDISLRKQMEEALFHEKELAQVTLHSIGDAVITTDAMGKIEYFNPVAEMLTGWNQQEAQGLPLIEVFRIFHETTREPAENPVEKALKSGQIVGLANHTVLMTRDDSEIAIDDSAAPIRDRYNQIVGAVMVFHDVTQNRNLSRQLSWQASHDSLTGLVNRHEFEQSLEQAVISARTQNLQHALCYLDLDQFKIVNDTCGHAAGDELLRQVTTLLQTKIRQTDVLARLGGDEFGVLLYQCSLEKAIGVSNILRETIQEFRFVWQDNVFSIGVSIGLVEIKADSENRVNLLSHADAACYAAKNKGRNRVHIFQSDDEELLQQRGEMQWVGRINKALAENRFCLYSQPIAAITSTATPENHYEILLRLRDEKGNIVAPMAFIPAAERYNLMPTIDRWVISTLFKHWSLVANDSKNIYAINLSGTSINDEKFIDFLHQQFSLYQVPPELICFEITETVAITNLTKASQFIRELQQCGCRFALDDFGSGMSSFAYLKTLPVDYLKIDGGFVKNIIENSVDDAMVEAITRIGHVMGLKMIAEFVENDAILQRVKALGVDYAQGFGVAKAHPILWY, from the coding sequence ATGAGTGATTCATCTAATTTAAAAATTATTACTAAAGCGTCCCAAATCATGGCATTCCTTGTCGGAGGATTCAGTGTCATTTTGGGATTGGCAGTGATGCTTGCATGGCATACTCACTTTAGTGCCCTGCTCCAAATTCTGACAGATTCTCCTCCTATATGTTACAACACTGCTTTAGCATTTTCGCTAAATGGCTGGGCATTATTGGCACTGATGAAAAGGTGGCGACGACTGGCAGCCGGATTGAGCTTATTAGTTATTTTAATTAGCGGCTTGACCTTAGCTGAATATATCTTTCAGGTCAACTTTGGTATTGACCAACTGTTTATACAAGACTACCTGACAGACAGTCTTCCGAAATCAAACAGCACCTTGAAAATCAGTGAACCTATCCACCAATTTTTGATTAAAGTTGACAGTCCCTTGCCTGGTCGTTCATCCCCCAATACAGCATTAGGGTTGACTCTATTGGGTCTAGGAACGCTGTGCTTATGTGAAATAACGACGAGAAGGCGTTTGTTAATAGTCGCCGGACTCTCATCAGCAGCAGCGATCGCCATTGGATTTGTAACATTACTCGGCTACCTTAGTGATGCAATCACAGACTACAAATGGGGATATCTCACAGGCGTAGCGGTTCCGACCGCAATAGGTTTGCTCATGGTTGGGGTTAGCCTCCAACTTATAGCTTTTGGGAGAGTTGATCGTCTGCCACAATGGTTTGCCTTCAGTATTGGTTTTGGGGTTCTAACTGCAAATCTCTTCCTCTGGGAAGCAATAAATAGTTGCAAGAATATATTGATTAAGCAGCTATCAAATATTACCGATGAAGTTGAATTGCTGCTATCTCCAGTAGCTAGCTTAGTACTGCTAGAGGGATTAATACTGAGCTTACTTGTGACGCTAGGTCTCTACTTCGCTCAACTTGCTTGGCAGCAAGCAACCAAGTTAAAAGAAACAAATCATCACTTGTTAGAGTTTAACTCATTGCTTCAGGCTACCCTAGAATCCACTGCCGATGGCATTCTCGTTCTTGATGCCGAAGGGCAAACAACCAACTTCAATACTCAATTTATGCAAATGTGGCAAGTTCCAGACTCGGCACTCAAAACGATGAAATGGGGACAGGAACAGCCCATGTTGTCTTTTCTTGCCAGTCAACTCCAAAACCCGGAAGCATTTTTGCTAGCGACTAAGCAAATGTTTAACCGCCCAAACTATGAAACTTATGATGTTTGGGAATTTCAGCATGGTCGGGTTTTTGAATTATATACTCGCCCGCAGTGGATTAGCGATCGCCCCGTCGGACGAGTTTTCAGCTTTCGGGATATCACCAAGCGGCTACACGCAGAAAGCGCTCTAAAAGAAAGTGAAGAGCGGCTACAACTCTCACTCGAAGGCTCTGGTGATGGTTTATGGGACTGGAAAATTCTCACTGACGAGGTTTATTTTAGTCCTCGCTGGTTGGAAATGCTGGGATACAGCGTGGGAGAACTCCCAGGTAATATTAACACTTGGCAGGGGTTGATTCATCCTGAAGACCAGCCTTGGGTAATGGAAACCTTGAACACTCATTTTCAAGATAGCGAGCATCCTTATAACTTTGATTATCGAGTTCTAACTAAATCCGGCCAATGGAAATGGATTGCCAATTACGGCAAAGTTGTCACCCGCGATCGACATGGTAATCCCATGCGGATGGCAGGGACTCATAAAGATATCAGCTTACGCAAGCAAATGGAAGAAGCACTCTTTCATGAAAAAGAATTGGCGCAAGTCACCTTACATTCCATCGGAGATGCGGTGATTACTACAGATGCAATGGGCAAAATTGAGTATTTTAACCCCGTCGCCGAAATGCTTACAGGTTGGAATCAGCAAGAGGCACAAGGTTTACCTCTAATAGAAGTCTTTAGAATTTTCCATGAAACGACACGAGAGCCAGCAGAAAATCCCGTAGAAAAAGCTTTAAAATCAGGACAGATTGTTGGTTTGGCAAATCACACAGTTTTGATGACCCGTGATGATAGCGAAATTGCCATTGATGACTCAGCTGCTCCAATTCGCGATCGCTACAATCAAATTGTCGGTGCAGTCATGGTATTTCATGATGTCACCCAAAACCGCAACCTCTCCCGTCAACTCTCTTGGCAAGCGAGTCACGATTCTCTAACTGGGTTAGTAAATCGCCACGAGTTTGAGCAATCCTTAGAACAAGCAGTGATTAGCGCCAGAACACAAAACTTACAACACGCTTTATGCTATTTGGATTTGGATCAATTCAAGATTGTTAACGATACCTGCGGTCATGCAGCCGGTGATGAACTCTTGCGGCAAGTCACAACACTATTGCAAACTAAAATCCGCCAGACAGACGTATTAGCACGACTAGGCGGAGATGAGTTTGGTGTGCTACTTTACCAATGTTCTCTAGAGAAAGCCATAGGGGTTAGTAATATATTACGTGAGACTATTCAAGAGTTTCGGTTTGTCTGGCAAGATAATGTTTTTTCTATTGGTGTCAGCATTGGCTTGGTAGAAATTAAAGCGGACAGTGAGAACCGAGTTAATCTCCTCAGCCATGCCGATGCTGCTTGCTACGCCGCCAAAAATAAGGGACGGAATCGCGTTCATATTTTTCAGTCTGACGATGAAGAACTCTTACAACAGCGTGGTGAAATGCAGTGGGTGGGAAGGATTAACAAGGCGTTAGCAGAAAATCGCTTTTGCTTATATTCCCAACCCATTGCGGCCATTACCTCCACAGCGACACCAGAAAATCATTACGAAATATTGTTACGCTTGCGAGACGAAAAGGGTAATATAGTCGCACCGATGGCATTTATTCCCGCAGCCGAACGCTATAACCTGATGCCAACAATTGATCGTTGGGTGATCAGCACTCTTTTTAAGCATTGGTCATTGGTAGCAAACGACAGCAAGAATATTTATGCCATCAACTTGTCAGGTACTAGTATCAACGATGAGAAGTTTATTGACTTTTTGCATCAGCAATTTAGTTTATATCAAGTTCCACCAGAATTGATTTGTTTTGAAATTACAGAAACCGTGGCGATCACTAACTTGACAAAAGCGAGTCAATTCATTCGTGAACTTCAACAGTGCGGCTGCCGTTTTGCCTTAGATGATTTTGGTAGCGGGATGTCTTCTTTTGCCTATCTTAAAACCCTCCCAGTAGATTATTTGAAAATCGACGGCGGATTTGTTAAAAACATTATCGAGAATTCTGTAGATGATGCGATGGTAGAAGCGATTACCCGCATCGGTCATGTTATGGGACTGAAAATGATCGCTGAATTTGTCGAAAATGACGCTATTCTCCAACGAGTTAAAGCACTCGGTGTTGATTATGCTCAAGGTTTCGGGGTCGCTAAAGCACATCCCATCCTTTGGTATTAA
- a CDS encoding NAD-dependent succinate-semialdehyde dehydrogenase encodes MAIATINPATGETCQTFEPLKDAEITAKLDLANQTFEEYRQTSFSVRSQWLQKAADILEQDKAEFAKLMTLEMGKPLKAAIAEVEKCAAVCRYYAEHAPSFLADVSVKTDASQSFVRYQPMGAILAVMPWNFPFWQVFRFAAPALMAGNVGLLKHASNVPQCALAIEDIIRRAGFPEGAFQTLLIGASKVADLMADDRVKAATLTGSEPAGISLAVAAGKQIKKTVLELGGSDPFIVLESADLETAVVTATTARMLNNGQSCIAAKRFIIAEAIADKFEKLLLEKFEALKVGDPMEPDTDLGPLATPGILQDLDQQVQAATKSGGKVLIGGHPLSDRPGNFYPPTIIIDIPPEAAIAKEEFFGPVALLFRVPDIDAAIKLANDSPFGLGASAWTTNDQESDRLVEEIEAGAVFINSMVTSDPRLPFGGIKRSGYGRELSIQGIHEFVNVKTVWVK; translated from the coding sequence ATGGCGATCGCCACCATTAATCCCGCCACTGGGGAAACTTGTCAAACCTTTGAGCCGCTCAAAGATGCAGAAATTACCGCTAAACTCGATTTAGCTAATCAGACTTTTGAGGAGTATCGTCAAACTAGTTTTTCGGTGCGATCGCAATGGCTGCAAAAAGCTGCTGATATTTTAGAGCAAGACAAAGCAGAATTTGCGAAGTTAATGACTCTAGAAATGGGTAAGCCATTGAAAGCTGCGATCGCAGAAGTCGAAAAATGCGCCGCCGTTTGTCGCTACTATGCCGAACACGCCCCTAGTTTTTTAGCTGATGTCAGTGTAAAAACTGATGCCAGCCAGAGTTTTGTACGTTATCAACCAATGGGGGCAATTCTCGCGGTGATGCCGTGGAATTTCCCCTTTTGGCAAGTGTTCCGCTTTGCTGCACCAGCACTCATGGCGGGAAATGTCGGCTTACTCAAACACGCTTCTAATGTACCGCAGTGCGCCTTGGCAATTGAAGATATTATCCGCCGCGCAGGTTTTCCTGAAGGTGCGTTTCAAACTCTATTAATTGGTGCTTCCAAAGTCGCCGACTTAATGGCTGATGACCGCGTAAAAGCTGCCACATTAACCGGAAGCGAACCAGCAGGTATATCCCTCGCCGTTGCCGCCGGCAAACAAATTAAAAAAACAGTTTTGGAATTAGGAGGAAGTGACCCGTTTATTGTGTTAGAAAGTGCTGACTTAGAGACAGCAGTTGTCACAGCTACTACAGCGCGGATGTTGAATAACGGGCAATCATGTATTGCAGCGAAACGTTTTATTATCGCCGAAGCGATCGCCGATAAATTTGAAAAATTGCTTTTAGAAAAATTTGAGGCGCTAAAAGTAGGCGATCCTATGGAACCGGATACCGATTTGGGGCCACTAGCAACACCTGGTATTCTCCAGGATTTAGACCAACAAGTACAAGCTGCTACAAAAAGTGGTGGTAAAGTCCTCATCGGCGGACATCCTTTATCAGATCGTCCAGGGAACTTTTATCCGCCAACGATTATCATAGATATCCCGCCAGAAGCAGCAATTGCTAAAGAAGAATTCTTTGGCCCGGTAGCCTTGTTATTTCGGGTTCCAGATATCGATGCTGCCATTAAACTCGCTAATGACAGCCCCTTTGGATTAGGTGCAAGCGCTTGGACAACCAACGACCAAGAAAGCGATCGCTTAGTTGAAGAAATCGAAGCCGGTGCCGTATTTATCAACAGTATGGTTACATCCGATCCTCGGTTGCCCTTCGGTGGCATCAAGCGTTCTGGATATGGCAGAGAATTGAGTATCCAAGGTATACATGAGTTTGTCAATGTGAAAACCGTGTGGGTGAAGTGA
- a CDS encoding acetolactate synthase large subunit → MNTAELLVQCLENEGVQYIFGLPGEENLHVLEALKHSSIKFITTRHEQGAAFMADVYGRLTGKAGVCLSTLGPGATNLMTGVADANLDGAPLVAITGQVGTDRMHIESHQYLDLVAMFAPVTKWNKQIVRPSITPEVVRKAFKRSQSEKPGAVHIDLPENIAAMPVEGKPLRKDNSEKTYASFASIRAAAAAICQAVNPLILVGNGAIRAHASDAVTQFATLLNIPVANTFMGKGVIPYTHQLALWSVGLQQRDFITCAFDNTDLVIAIGYDLIEFSPKKWNRNGEIPIVHIGVSPAEIDSSYIPNAEVVGDISDSLYEILKLADRQGKPDPFAISLRSEIRADYEQYAHDDGFPIKPQKLIYDLRQVMGPDDIVISDVGAHKMWMARHYHCHSPNTCIISNGFAAMGIAIPGALAAKLVHPKRKVVAVTGDGGFMMNSQELETALRVGTPFVTIIFNDGGYGLIEWKQENQFGKGNSSFVHFSNPDFVKFAESMGLKGYRVESALDLIPTLKEALAQDVPAVIDCPVDYRENHRFSQKAGELSCTV, encoded by the coding sequence ATGAATACAGCAGAATTATTGGTGCAGTGCCTAGAAAATGAAGGAGTACAATATATTTTTGGACTCCCTGGCGAAGAAAATTTGCACGTTTTAGAAGCGCTAAAACATTCTTCCATTAAATTTATTACGACTCGTCATGAACAGGGTGCGGCATTCATGGCCGATGTCTACGGACGCTTAACCGGAAAAGCCGGAGTATGTCTTTCTACTCTAGGCCCTGGGGCAACTAACTTAATGACTGGGGTAGCAGATGCTAACCTCGATGGTGCGCCCTTAGTGGCGATTACCGGTCAAGTGGGAACAGATAGAATGCACATTGAATCCCATCAATATTTAGATTTGGTGGCAATGTTTGCCCCTGTTACCAAGTGGAATAAGCAGATTGTACGACCAAGTATTACACCCGAAGTAGTACGGAAAGCATTTAAGCGATCGCAATCAGAAAAACCCGGTGCAGTTCACATCGATTTACCAGAAAATATTGCCGCCATGCCTGTAGAAGGCAAACCTTTGCGTAAGGATAATAGCGAAAAAACTTATGCATCTTTTGCTAGCATTCGGGCAGCAGCAGCCGCAATTTGCCAAGCAGTTAACCCATTAATCTTAGTCGGAAATGGAGCAATTCGCGCTCACGCAAGTGATGCAGTCACGCAATTTGCCACATTACTGAATATACCAGTTGCTAATACCTTCATGGGTAAAGGTGTGATTCCCTACACACATCAATTAGCTTTGTGGTCAGTGGGATTACAGCAAAGAGATTTTATTACCTGTGCCTTTGACAACACAGATTTAGTAATCGCGATCGGCTATGATTTGATTGAGTTTTCTCCCAAGAAATGGAATCGGAATGGTGAAATTCCCATTGTGCATATTGGGGTAAGTCCGGCAGAAATTGATAGTAGTTATATTCCCAACGCCGAAGTTGTGGGAGATATTTCCGATTCCCTTTATGAAATTTTAAAATTAGCAGATAGACAAGGTAAACCCGATCCCTTTGCTATTAGCTTAAGGTCAGAGATTCGGGCTGATTACGAACAGTATGCCCATGATGATGGATTTCCCATTAAGCCGCAAAAGTTAATTTATGACTTACGCCAAGTAATGGGCCCAGATGATATCGTTATCTCTGATGTTGGCGCACATAAAATGTGGATGGCGCGTCATTATCATTGCCATAGCCCCAATACTTGTATAATTTCTAATGGCTTCGCAGCTATGGGTATTGCTATTCCTGGCGCTTTAGCAGCAAAACTCGTTCATCCTAAACGCAAAGTTGTTGCTGTCACAGGTGATGGCGGCTTTATGATGAATTCTCAAGAATTAGAAACAGCCTTGCGTGTCGGAACACCCTTTGTCACCATAATCTTCAATGACGGTGGCTATGGTTTAATTGAGTGGAAACAAGAAAATCAATTTGGTAAAGGAAACTCATCATTTGTACATTTTAGCAATCCTGATTTTGTTAAATTTGCCGAAAGCATGGGTTTAAAAGGCTACCGAGTTGAATCGGCCTTAGATTTGATTCCCACTTTAAAAGAAGCCCTCGCTCAAGATGTACCCGCCGTGATAGATTGTCCGGTAGATTATCGGGAGAATCACCGCTTTAGTCAAAAAGCCGGCGAGTTGAGTTGTACGGTGTAA
- a CDS encoding toll/interleukin-1 receptor domain-containing protein — MPTMKSIEVFISYHQEDEELRRQLDTALASLRRENIINSWNDRKIIPGQEIKGEIDEHLNQAGLILLLISPDFIDSDYHWTVEVTRALEQNAAGKACVIPVLLRYADWEIPPIDKLSPLPSNRKPIKSWNDRDEAFLEVVKGIREAVRLVENSNSSRPKQTTQELEYQVTSLINEADRLSEAKKLEEAAVKYKAALNLDPNSVYAHHVLGVMLHNQGKLEEAIAAYQQALRLDPNFAMAHNNLGNALYEQGKLEEAIAAYQQALRLDPNFAMAHNNLGLALSEQGKLEEAIAAYQQALRLDPNYVNAHNNLGVALKAQGKLEEAIAAYQQALRLDPNFAIAHYNLGLALYEQGKLEEAIAAYQQALRLDPNYVNAHNNLGNALYEQGKLEEAIAAYQQALRLDPNFAMAHNNLGVALKAQGKLEEAIAELEIAVRLDPSSTLFRENLDIYKNEKKGFWGRLFGG, encoded by the coding sequence ATGCCCACTATGAAGTCTATTGAAGTTTTTATTTCTTACCACCAAGAGGATGAGGAACTACGAAGACAGTTAGATACAGCACTTGCGTCTTTGCGTCGGGAAAATATTATTAACAGTTGGAACGATCGCAAAATTATCCCTGGGCAAGAAATCAAAGGCGAAATAGATGAGCATTTAAACCAGGCTGGGCTGATATTATTACTCATCAGCCCTGATTTTATCGATTCTGATTATCACTGGACAGTTGAAGTTACACGAGCATTAGAGCAGAATGCAGCAGGTAAGGCTTGTGTTATCCCAGTGCTGCTACGCTACGCAGATTGGGAAATTCCCCCCATTGATAAACTGTCGCCACTACCTAGTAATCGCAAACCGATAAAAAGCTGGAATGACCGAGATGAGGCATTCTTAGAAGTTGTTAAGGGAATTCGGGAGGCAGTGCGATTAGTTGAAAACTCCAATTCCTCACGCCCAAAACAAACAACACAAGAACTTGAATATCAAGTCACAAGCCTGATCAACGAAGCAGATCGTTTGAGCGAAGCTAAAAAGTTAGAGGAGGCAGCCGTCAAATATAAAGCAGCCCTCAACCTTGACCCAAACTCTGTATATGCTCATCATGTACTAGGGGTTATGCTGCACAATCAAGGAAAGTTGGAAGAAGCGATCGCCGCCTACCAACAAGCCCTGCGCCTCGACCCAAACTTTGCAATGGCTCACAATAACCTGGGGAATGCGCTATACGAACAAGGGAAGTTGGAAGAAGCGATCGCCGCCTACCAACAAGCCCTGCGTCTCGACCCAAACTTTGCAATGGCTCACAATAACCTGGGGTTAGCGCTGTCCGAACAAGGGAAGTTGGAAGAAGCGATCGCCGCCTACCAACAAGCCCTGCGCCTCGACCCAAACTATGTAAACGCTCACAATAACCTGGGGGTTGCGCTGAAAGCTCAAGGGAAGTTGGAAGAAGCGATCGCTGCCTACCAACAAGCCCTGCGCCTCGACCCAAACTTTGCAATCGCTCACTATAACCTGGGGTTAGCGCTATACGAACAAGGGAAGTTGGAAGAAGCGATCGCCGCCTACCAACAAGCCCTGCGCCTCGACCCAAACTATGTAAACGCTCACAATAACCTGGGGAATGCGCTATACGAACAAGGGAAGTTGGAAGAAGCGATCGCTGCCTATCAACAAGCCCTGCGCCTCGACCCAAACTTTGCAATGGCTCACAATAACCTGGGGGTTGCGCTGAAAGCTCAAGGGAAGTTGGAAGAAGCGATCGCAGAATTGGAAATAGCTGTTCGCCTCGATCCTAGTAGCACTCTGTTTCGTGAGAACTTAGATATTTATAAGAATGAGAAGAAGGGTTTTTGGGGGCGTTTATTTGGTGGGTAA
- a CDS encoding toll/interleukin-1 receptor domain-containing protein translates to MSNAIKVFFSYSHKDEALRDELATHLQMMKRQKVIEAWHDREISAGTEWADAIDDNLNIADIILLLVSANFLASDYCYDKEMTRAMQRHETREARVVPIILKPSDWTGAPFGKLQALPKNAKPVTTWQDQDEAFLNIAQGIRRVIEEIAKSKTSSSTPSNNITPVTSSPSAISGGLTERQRQRWEQERDSVQQQYDLVSKRLGLLGKAYAIETDVSTKLRLEVQIQEAQTEKDRLNQQLEEIEQKLL, encoded by the coding sequence ATGTCTAATGCAATTAAAGTCTTTTTTTCCTACTCCCACAAAGATGAAGCCTTGCGTGACGAATTGGCAACTCATTTGCAGATGATGAAACGTCAGAAAGTTATCGAAGCTTGGCACGATCGCGAAATCAGTGCTGGTACAGAATGGGCTGATGCGATCGATGATAATCTTAACATTGCAGATATCATCCTGCTGCTGGTGAGTGCTAACTTTCTGGCTTCAGATTACTGTTACGACAAAGAAATGACACGCGCAATGCAGCGACATGAAACGCGGGAAGCTCGTGTAGTTCCGATTATTCTTAAGCCATCAGACTGGACTGGCGCACCTTTTGGTAAACTGCAAGCACTCCCCAAAAATGCTAAACCTGTCACAACCTGGCAAGACCAAGATGAGGCTTTTTTAAATATCGCTCAAGGGATTCGCAGAGTTATTGAAGAAATTGCGAAATCAAAAACTTCTTCCTCAACTCCTTCTAACAATATTACACCTGTAACTTCCAGCCCTTCTGCTATAAGTGGGGGATTAACTGAGCGCCAGCGTCAGAGATGGGAGCAAGAACGAGATTCAGTGCAACAACAGTATGACCTCGTAAGCAAAAGATTGGGACTGCTGGGTAAAGCATACGCCATTGAAACGGATGTATCTACAAAGCTGAGGCTAGAAGTCCAAATTCAGGAAGCCCAAACAGAAAAAGATAGATTAAATCAGCAGCTTGAGGAAATCGAGCAAAAGCTTTTGTAG
- a CDS encoding Uma2 family endonuclease, which produces MTQALSKLVTFDEFVAKYPDNTGKRYELRDGVIIEMPQPTGDHEEIVVFLSTKITLEYSRLSLPYGIPKTVLVKPVENESAYSPDVLLLNLPNLVNEPLWKKESTVTQAASISLVVEVVSTNWRDDYLKKYADYEQMGIPEYWIIDYAALGGREFIGKPKQPTILVCALEEGEYRVSKFRGDDRIQSATFPQLNLTAEQIFGAGTTM; this is translated from the coding sequence ATGACTCAAGCCTTAAGCAAACTGGTTACATTTGACGAATTCGTTGCTAAATATCCAGATAACACAGGGAAACGTTATGAATTACGTGATGGAGTCATAATTGAGATGCCCCAACCTACAGGCGACCATGAAGAAATTGTTGTATTTCTATCTACAAAAATCACTTTAGAATATAGTCGCCTCAGCCTACCCTATGGCATACCAAAAACAGTATTAGTTAAACCAGTTGAGAACGAATCAGCTTACTCGCCAGATGTCCTACTCTTAAATCTTCCGAATTTAGTTAATGAACCTCTGTGGAAAAAAGAATCAACTGTTACTCAAGCAGCATCTATTTCTCTAGTGGTTGAGGTGGTGAGTACAAATTGGCGTGATGATTATCTGAAAAAATACGCCGATTATGAACAAATGGGAATTCCTGAATACTGGATTATTGATTATGCTGCACTGGGTGGTAGAGAATTTATTGGCAAGCCCAAACAACCTACTATTTTGGTTTGCGCTTTAGAAGAAGGTGAGTATCGCGTTAGTAAATTTCGAGGAGATGACCGTATCCAGTCGGCAACTTTTCCACAGTTGAATTTGACCGCAGAGCAAATTTTTGGCGCTGGGACGACGATGTAA